Within Vicia villosa cultivar HV-30 ecotype Madison, WI linkage group LG1, Vvil1.0, whole genome shotgun sequence, the genomic segment GATCATGTAAAATTTCTTTACACCGTTAGtgcatttcaattaaattctttttAGTTTATGACCTAAAATATGAGTTGCCCTAATAAAATGTTAGAAAAATGTTGCTGCCTTGAAAATACTCAGGGGAAACTCTTGGAGATGTATCTTCGAAATATCCTCCATCATGTGCAATAAACACGTTTCCAATACCTTTAAATGATTTCAGGAggtatttcagagatgcatttctgaatacATCATATAACTTTTACGGAAATGCATATGCATACCAAATTTTGACAAAAATGGAGTGTGTGGTTGAATTTCAAAAGCTAGTGTGATTATGTATGCGTCTGGAGATTCATCTCTCGGCATCAATAAAGATATTTTTAGATTTTCAAGGGTGTGAGACGCATCCCATGGGATGAGATAAGTATTCCCCAAAAATAATCATGTTGGCCAACCACCATAAGACCGGCCAAATCTACATAAACCCAATCTCTCTATAAAGTATACGTCAATGTGCGGCACCCGTGAACCACGTCATGCATCATTACGCATCTCCCCCTTCATATTGAGTCATAATCATCATCCGCGCTCCACGTAAAACAACATATAAGCAAATACAATCATCTCATACATATAGGAGGAGCAACCCTCAGTCATCCTCACATACAATTTTGACTCGCACGCtggaatattaatatattttgcaGATACTCCCCTTGGAGAACTATCTAAGCCGCATCTGTAACATTTTATAGTAATTTTTATCGTCAAACTAGACAATTAGTCATCATATAATCcagttcaaaacaaaaacaaaacaaatataagTGATATTCTAttacttgtttttatttttagtctaaTTAAATGAATTTTAATTTGAACATTAATTAAGGTTCAATTTTAGTTGAACTATTTTGTTTAGTTATACTTGTTATTATGTGttccaatttatttatttttgtccaTAACTCAAAAGCACCAATAGTTTACTTGTAAAATAATCCAGCAAGGCTGGACCCTCCTAAATTAGAAATCTAAAAAGTAACATTTTCCTAACCGAAACATTATTTGGAAAGTGACACCAAGAACAGTCCACTTCATCTTACAATGTCGACAGACACTCCTAAATCCTAATTATCATTTTTATAAACATCCTATTTAATGTCGACGTAACATAATATCTCTTTAAAAAATTATACATTTCATGTCGACGCATGTACGGTTTCATTTTCATCCATACTCTTCTATTACCCCTTTTCACACACGGAACCGTTTTTTCTATGATAAAACTACCAATTGTATCACTCCACGTGTACAAATATACTCAACAACTGTCAACTGTCGGTTACGTGACACGTGTCTCCAAAATCAGTTTCATGGTGTTGGTTTTTTTTCTCTCTATAAAAAGAAAGCTTATATGTTCTTTCTATTATagtactttcttttcttttcttgtttttgttACTACAAAACCAATCAGTCATGGATTCATCAAGAGTAGTTCAAAGTAAAGTGGTTGAGAACAAGGATGAACAAAACCTTGATTCACAACATGGTAAGAAAATCGTATGATAGATTGAATATTATCTGAGACAATTATtgttatatattttgtttatgtttcatATTTTTTGGATGTAGTGGTGACACATGATGCAGAAGAGCACACTGAGCCTGAGAAGAAATCTGTTATGAGTAGGGTGAAGGCAAGGGCTAGGAAAATCAAGAACAGTATTACTGGGCATAGTCCACAAACTCCTGATCAAACTAGTGGACATGACAGTGAAATTCAGCATGCtactgaagatgatgatgatgaagatgatgatggtgacTTGGATGAGGGGAAAGAAAATGTTCAAGAGCCACTAGGTCATAAAGCACCAAGTATGTTTTTCTTTACATTCTTTgcaattaaaatatattagacTATGAATCATGTACACATGACACACGACACTGACACATCGAGACTCAGGTATCTGGTATCTAGAGTATGTCCTAATGGCACATAGATTTTAGATACTTATTTCAAATAAGAATCTACAAATTTTTGTTACTATATCAATATGAAAATGATTCTGAAACTTTTTCATTTATGTGTTTGGATGTTGTACAGATTATGGTAGTAGAGATGTTACAAGTGCAACACCTACAACTGATTATGAGAAAgttgaaaatttaagaaattcGGTATTTAATTTGGAAGGTTCAAAAGATGTAGGCGAAGAACCTCGTCGTGATCCATCAGTTGAAGGTGTTTCTTCAACTACTGGAATCAATCGAAACATAGCCACTGACATGGCCAAAGCATTTGATCTGGAAGAGAAGCCAGATCAATTCAAGGCTGATTTCGAGAGGCCGATATTTTCGAAGAAAGATCCTCAAGAACAAGGGAGTAGAACTGATGCATATGATCTTCCCAAGTATCAAGCCAGAGACACTGATCCAAATGTTGAAGGTGAGAAAAAAATTCTACAAGCTTTTGtttcaatattattatcaaaAGAATTCTGaaacatttttattatatatgtttGGATATTGTAAAGTTTATGACAGTGAAGATGTTAAAAGTGCTACACCTAAATTTGAATCTGAGCAAGTTGAGAATCTAGGAAATTCAGGAATTGGTTTTGAAGGTGCAAAAGTTGTAGGAGAAGAACCTCGTCACGATTCACTGGTTAAAGGTGTTTCTTCAACAAACATTGAGTCCGATCAAAACACAGCCAAACCATTTTCTGTGAGAGATAAGCCAGATCAATTCAAGGCCGATTTGGCGAGGTTGGGATTTTCGAAAGAAGATTTTGATGAACAAGTAAATAGAACTGAGGCATCTAATCCCAAGTATCAAACCAATGACACTTATCCAAGTGAAGATGTTAAAAATGCTACACCTCCACCTGAATACAAGCAAGATGAAAATTTTGGAAATTCTGGAGTTGGTTTTGAAGGTGCAAAAGTTAAGGGAGAAGAACCTCGTCACGATTCACTATTTGAAGGTTTTTCATCAACAACCTCTGACACCAATCAAAACATAGCTAAACCATTTGCTGAGGAAGATAAGCCAGATCAATTCAAGGCCAATTCGGAGAGGCCTGGATTTTCGGACGATTTTGAAGAACAAGGAAGTAGAACTGAGGCATATACTCTTCCCAAGCATCAAACCAGTGACACTTATCCCAGTGAAGATGTTAAAAATGCTACACCTCCAGCTGAATACAAGCAAGATGAAAATTTTGGAAATTCTGGAGTTGGTTTTGAAGGTGCAAAAGTTAAGGGAGAAGAACCTCGTCGCGATTCACTATTTGAAGGTGTTTCATCAACAACCGCTGAAACCAATCAAAACATAGTCAAACCATTTGCTGAGGAAGATAAGCCAGATCAATTCAAGGCCAATTTGGAGAGGCCCGAATTTTCAGAAGAATTTGAAAAACAAGGAAGAGGAATTGAGGCATATACTCTTCCCAAGTATCAAACCAGTGACACTTATCCAAGTGAAGAAGGTGAATTAAAAGACAGTAAACCACTTGAGGAATCTCTTGAGAGATTGAATGTTCATGATGATGAGTCAAAACCAAAAATCCTGCCACATGTTGCTGACACTGAATACCCTGCTTCTGCTGGAAGCCATGATCAGTTTGTGCCACACTTCTCTGATGCAACAAAAACTAAGAATGAATATCCTCAGGAAACGGTATCGACAGATATCAATAGAAACCAGGAATTTTCGGAGAAAGATTCTCAAGATCAAGGGAGTAAAACTGAGGCATATACTATCCCGAAATATCAAATCAGGGACACTGATCCAAGCGGTGTTGGTAAGTACTAAGTAGACCGATTCAACAAAATTTCAGAACTCCGTTTTTTGGTTTTGCTATATAGATCACTGCATTATGTATCAATATATTAATGGTGTACTAATTTTGTGTTTGTTTACAGGAAGTGATGAGGTAAAAGACTCTACACCACTTGAGGAATCTCTAGAGAGATTGAATGTGCATGATGGTGATGAGCCAAAACCTATCAGAGAACTAAATATTCAGCCATCTGTTACTGACACTGAATATCCTGCTTCTGCTGGAAGCCATGATATTCGTCAGCCTGTGCCACACTTCTTTGACGCATCAAAAAGTCATAATGAGTTTTCTCAAGAAACAGTATCCAAAGGTATCAATAAAAACCCCTCAGAAACTGAAGAATCTTTCAACACTGTCACCAACACTGCTGAAAAACAACCAGGTTATGGAGAATCAGTGGAGACACAACCAAAGCACAACAAAAGCTACGCAGATGAAAATGAATTCGCTTCTGCAACAACAGCTGATAAAACTCTCACTAGCGAAAACGATGAAGCTCTTAAGCTCGGTAGTTATGGAACTAGCACTGGCAGTAATGCAAATGATGGAACTGAAACGGACAAAGGGGCTGCTGTGAGGGACTATTTCAATGAGAAGTCAAGGCCTGGTGAAGAAGATAAGGCACTTGCTGAGGTGATTACGGAAGCTTTACATAAAGGGAAAGACGAGCCGTTGAAAAGTGAGGATGGAAAGGTTGATAGTGAAGTTGAGAAGCCAGAGAAAGTGTTTGGTGAAGAAAGCAATGTGGCTAGTCCAGGAAAAGGTATGGTTGACAGGGTTACGGGTTATGTTGGATCTTGGTTTGCCAAACCTGAAGAGACCCCATCACCACATGGTAATTCTTTTTCTACTACATTTTGCATAATGCTGTGTTATATATATCTTATGACATGGTTCTGATTTTGATGGTTTTGTTATAGGTGCAGGAATTGGTACTGAAGACTTATCAAAGAATAAGGATTCTGTTGCAGAAGTGAAACATGATGGCAAAGTTGTGGATTCAGGAAGGATTCAGGAGTAATCCAATTGATTGAAGAACAAGTTACCTGAATAAGTTTCTTTATAAATTTGTGAAGTGATTCTGTTTATTGTAATTAGATAGTTGTTCATTGTTCTATATAAAGAGTTAAAGTTTGTATGAGTGTGGAAATTACTATATGCTATTTTTGTATGGATGTGGTTATATATGAGTGTACTATGTCttgtttattttaatcaattaataaaattcatcgttttcatatctattttctgatgtcttccaaaaaaagaaaaagccaAGGCCTACGGAAGCTAGAGCCTAGAGtgatggttatatatatatatatatatatatatatatatatatatatatatatatatatatatatatatatatatatatatatatatatatatatatatatatatatatatatatatatatatatatatatatatatatatatatatcaatggaGATTTTTGACAATACTATTAAGAAGGTTTATTTAGTGCTGAAGTTTATTAGCCTAATTTCAGATTTTATTTTAGTACTTATTTTTTTTTGGGTCAAAAAAACATATCTTTTTATTACCAAAACAATGAAGTACAAACCGATCGCACGGATTCAGGCAACCTAAATAAGACTATTAATACTCATATCAATATGAGCTctaatattcttattttttacACCTCTACCAACAATATTATCTAtaattttttctttcaaattacaATCAACATCCTTTTGGGAGAAAATCTTCTCATTTTTACTTTTCCACACTTCGTATATTGTTTCAGCACACGCCATTTTTAGCAATGGTCTCTTCCAACCTTTTTTCCGCGTTTCCTTAATAATCCAAAAACTCTCATCATTCCAGCCTTTGGGAGTTCTGTGCAATCCTAGCCACTCAAGGATATCCTTCCAAATCATCTTAAATTGGTGGCAATCAAACAAGAGATGATGTATATTTTCCATTTGGTCACAAAATTCACAAGTGAGATTCACATATATACCAAGTTTCAGCAATCTGTCCTTAGTAGACAACTTACAATTCAGAGCCAGTCAGAGGATGAATCTGGACCTAGGCCGAGCCAAATTCTGGGTCATCATATGTCTCCATTCAACTTTGATTTTTTTAGTACTTATTTAATAAATGTTACAATTCAGTTTCTTAATAATGATTCTATTAGCCAACTTGATCCATTGTgttaatttgattgaaaaaacGTTAATTAGTCTGATGTGGCATGACAATAAGCATTAACTTTCACTATTGACTCAGCAAGGGTTTATATTAACGTTGTAAGCTCTATGTTTCTCCATTTGAACGTCATCACATTTTGTGAAAAACATTAGGGCTATTATTCATCTCCTTCCTTCATCCTTCTTCTTCCAAATTTCTTCAAGAATCCTCTTCACCCAAACCATCGTCTTCATAATTTATGCTAAGGTGTCAATGAATTACAAAACCTATTCAAAATCAAACAACCAAAGTTGCGGGTCATATGCATCTCTGGTCATAAGAAACAAAAGGAGAGATTGTTGTTGCCAATAAGAGTGTGTTATTCTTACTGTTACAGATTTGAACAGTGTGATTGTTGAGAAAAAATTTGGGGTTGTAGAAAATACAAAAATCAACTAGAGACGGGATGCAAGTTTTTCAAGTGGATAtatgatgaagttgttgatgGAAGTGATTTGAAGATTGAAAGGCAAAGGAAGAAAATATTCAAGTTGAAGAATGAGGTTTTAAGCATAAGAGGAATGTTGAAATTGCAATGGTACTTGACATGATTAGTTTAGGGTTTAATTTAGTATTTTTAACCATGTATTTCAAATAGGGTTGTGCTCCAAATAATACGTAATTTGATGTTATGAAACTATATAATTTCAATGTTGGTTAAATGAAATGGGTTGAATGTGATT encodes:
- the LOC131643551 gene encoding uncharacterized protein LOC131643551 isoform X1; its protein translation is MDSSRVVQSKVVENKDEQNLDSQHVVTHDAEEHTEPEKKSVMSRVKARARKIKNSITGHSPQTPDQTSGHDSEIQHATEDDDDEDDDGDLDEGKENVQEPLGHKAPNYGSRDVTSATPTTDYEKVENLRNSVFNLEGSKDVGEEPRRDPSVEGVSSTTGINRNIATDMAKAFDLEEKPDQFKADFERPIFSKKDPQEQGSRTDAYDLPKYQARDTDPNVEVYDSEDVKSATPKFESEQVENLGNSGIGFEGAKVVGEEPRHDSLVKGVSSTNIESDQNTAKPFSVRDKPDQFKADLARLGFSKEDFDEQVNRTEASNPKYQTNDTYPSEDVKNATPPPEYKQDENFGNSGVGFEGAKVKGEEPRHDSLFEGFSSTTSDTNQNIAKPFAEEDKPDQFKANSERPGFSDDFEEQGSRTEAYTLPKHQTSDTYPSEDVKNATPPAEYKQDENFGNSGVGFEGAKVKGEEPRRDSLFEGVSSTTAETNQNIVKPFAEEDKPDQFKANLERPEFSEEFEKQGRGIEAYTLPKYQTSDTYPSEEGELKDSKPLEESLERLNVHDDESKPKILPHVADTEYPASAGSHDQFVPHFSDATKTKNEYPQETVSTDINRNQEFSEKDSQDQGSKTEAYTIPKYQIRDTDPSGVGSDEVKDSTPLEESLERLNVHDGDEPKPIRELNIQPSVTDTEYPASAGSHDIRQPVPHFFDASKSHNEFSQETVSKGINKNPSETEESFNTVTNTAEKQPGYGESVETQPKHNKSYADENEFASATTADKTLTSENDEALKLGSYGTSTGSNANDGTETDKGAAVRDYFNEKSRPGEEDKALAEVITEALHKGKDEPLKSEDGKVDSEVEKPEKVFGEESNVASPGKGMVDRVTGYVGSWFAKPEETPSPHGAGIGTEDLSKNKDSVAEVKHDGKVVDSGRIQE
- the LOC131643551 gene encoding uncharacterized protein LOC131643551 isoform X2 produces the protein MDSSRVVQSKVVENKDEQNLDSQHVVTHDAEEHTEPEKKSVMSRVKARARKIKNSITGHSPQTPDQTSGHDSEIQHATEDDDDEDDDGDLDEGKENVQEPLGHKAPNYGSRDVTSATPTTDYEKVENLRNSVFNLEGSKDVGEEPRRDPSVEGVSSTTGINRNIATDMAKAFDLEEKPDQFKADFERPIFSKKDPQEQGSRTDAYDLPKYQARDTDPNVEVYDSEDVKSATPKFESEQVENLGNSGIGFEGAKVVGEEPRHDSLVKGVSSTNIESDQNTAKPFSVRDKPDQFKADLARLGFSKEDFDEQVNRTEASNPKYQTNDTYPSEDVKNATPPPEYKQDENFGNSGVGFEGAKVKGEEPRHDSLFEGFSSTTSDTNQNIAKPFAEEDKPDQFKANSERPGFSDDFEEQGSRTEAYTLPKHQTSDTYPSEDVKNATPPAEYKQDENFGNSGVGFEGAKVKGEEPRRDSLFEGVSSTTAETNQNIVKPFAEEDKPDQFKANLERPEFSEEFEKQGRGIEAYTLPKYQTSDTYPSEEGELKDSKPLEESLERLNVHDDESKPKILPHVADTEYPASAGSHDQFVPHFSDATKTKNEYPQETVSTDINRNQEFSEKDSQDQGSKTEAYTIPKYQIRDTDPSGVGSDEVKDSTPLEESLERLNVHDGDEPKPIRELNIQPSVTDTEYPASAGSHDIRQPVPHFFDASKSHNEFSQETVSKGYGESVETQPKHNKSYADENEFASATTADKTLTSENDEALKLGSYGTSTGSNANDGTETDKGAAVRDYFNEKSRPGEEDKALAEVITEALHKGKDEPLKSEDGKVDSEVEKPEKVFGEESNVASPGKGMVDRVTGYVGSWFAKPEETPSPHGAGIGTEDLSKNKDSVAEVKHDGKVVDSGRIQE